The Arcobacter arenosus region TGCATATAAACTAAAATACTTTTTAGATGAGATTAATATCAATTTAAAAAATAAAAACTCTTTAGATATAGGAAGTAGTACTGGAGGGTTCACACAAATACTACTTGAAAATGATGTGTTAAGTGTGACTTGTGTTGATGTAGGTTCTAATCAATTACATGAAAGAATAAAAGAAGATAAAAGAATTAAATTTTTTGAAAATCAAGATATTAGAACTTTTCAAAGTAATGAGATTTTTGAAATTGTGACTTGTGATGTTTCTTTTATCTCAATTTTAAATATTATTGATGATATAAATAGATTATCAAAAGATAAAATAATAATACTTTTTAAACCCCAGTTTGAAGTTGGAACAAATGTAAAAAGGGATAAAAAAGGTGTTGTAAAAGATAAAAAAGCTATATTACAAGCTAGAAATAAATTTTTAGAAGAAACAAAAAAATTAAATTGGAACTTACAAAAAAGTTCAATGAGTAAACTTGAAGGAAAAGATGGAAATGAAGAAGAGCTCTTCTATTTTAATAAATAAAAGTTCTATTAGTGCAATTGCAATTGGTGGATTTGATGGGATGCACCTAGCACACCAAGAACTTTTTAAACACTTAGGAGACAATGGAGGAATTGTTTCAATTGAATCAGATTATGCAAATTTAACTCCAAAAACTTTTAGACAAGAGTATTCTAGTTATCCAATCTACTATTATGTATTAGAAAATATCAAACACCTTTCAGGTGAAGATTTTATAAGATTAATAAAAGAGGAATTCCCTAAGTTAGAAAAGATAGTTGTAGGTTTTGATTTTTGTTTTGGGAAAAACAGAAAAAACTGTACAGAAGAATTAAAAAAACTTTTTAATGGGGAAGTTGTTGTTGTTCAAGAGTTTACTTTAGATGGAACTCCTGTTCACTCAAGATTTATTAGAGAGTTTTTAAATGATGGTTTGATTAAAAAAGCAAATATGTTTTTAGGTAAAGAGTATAAAGTTTTTGGTAAACAAATAAAAGGACAAGGATTAGGTTCTAAAAAATTTGTTCCAACTATAAATTTAAAAGTTGATGAGTTTTTACTACCTAAAGAGGGTGTGTATATTACAAAAACGATTATAAACGAGGAAGAATATAACTCAATTACATTTTTAGGGCACAGACAAACTACAGATGGTTCTTATGCAGTTGAAACTCATATTTTAGATAAAGATATTAAAAATAGGTTTTCTATGGTTCAAATAAAATTTATTGAAAGAATCAGAGATAATAAAAAATTTGACTCTTTTGAAGATTTAAAGAATCAAATTATTACAGATATATCATCTGCAAAATCATTTTTTGACAAATAAAAAATAGTATAATATCTACTTTATACTATCTTTTTTACTAAAATTTATTTATCCCTTACACACCTAACATAATTACTAACATTTTTAAAATCAGCATACCCATCACCATTATCAAAATAAACACTCCACGCAAGCTCACTATTCACAGAATTTACCGTATCACTCCAATACCAATTAGAACCTGTACTTTTTAAATATTCTTTTTGAAATGAGAGATTTTTTAATTCATCTTTTGTAGGTAATCGCCAATCTTTGTAATCTCCAAGAATAAGTTTTTTACAATAAGTTGCAGCGGTATCACCATTTGTATCAGAATATTTTTTTGTATTATAGTTTTTTTCACTTATCCAAGGTTTTTTAATTTTTAAAACCATATTATCATCTTGCCAAATAAGATTTTGTTTTTTATCTATATAAAGTTTTTCTTTTCTTTCCTTTTCAATTCTCTTTTTTCTTAATTTTTCTTGTTTTAATTTCTCTTTTTTCAACTTTTCTTTTTTTAGTTTTTCTGCTTTAATTTTTTTTAAAGCTATTCTTTTTTCTTCTGCTTCAATATCAAAATCCAAAGCTATATTTATTTGAGTATCTTGTTTTAATTCAACATCCAAATTTTTATCTAAGTATTTATCAGCTTTTACAACAATCTTATAATTACCTTCCAATAACCTTTTATTAGGTTCATACTTTTCATCATTTATCATTATTATTGAATTAGAAGGATTTACCATCAAAGTTAAAAAATATGTCCTTTGATTTTCAATCTCATCAAAACTTACCCAAACATCATTTTTTAGATTTTTATCTTCTTTCAATAGAACGAAATTTTCTTTGATATCTAAAATATTATACTCTTCACCTCTTTTTAAAACTTTTAATACTTTTTTATCTTCTGTATAGCTATCATATGCTTCTACATCATTTTTAATATATATTTTTTTTGTAATGTTATTTTGTTCTAATTTAGTTTCTAATGCCTTTTGAGAAGGCAAACAACCATTTATAAAAAACACAATAAACATACCTAATAATAGATGAACTATACTTTTTCTTTTTATTACCATTTGCTCTCATTTAATATTTTTAAATTTTTTGAATGAGAATTATAACAAATGTTTATTAAGCATTAATCACTAATTAGATAAGTTCTCAATAATAAGCAGATTTGGAGCAATTTTTTTGTATAATAATATCTTTAAAAATTATCTATGTATCTTTTTTAATTATTAAAGATAAGGAACCTATTTGAGATATATTATATTTAGTGTTGTTATAGTGAGTTTGTTTCAAATGTTTTTTTGGATTTCACATAATAATTTAGTTTCATTAATTGAAGCACCATATAAAAAAGTGGAATCATTTTCATATACTCCATATTATGGATATGAAAGAAAAACTCTATCATCAAAACAAATAGAAAATGATTTAAATCTATTACTTCCAATTACTAAAAAAATCAGAACATACTCTTCAAAAGATGCAAAAATCATTTTAGAAGCTTCATCAAAACAAATATTACCTATGGATTTAGGTATTTGGTTAAGTGGTGATTATAAAGAAAACTACATAGAGATTCAAAGAGCTTTAAGGTTATTAAAAACATATCCAAATAGTATAAAAAATATTATTGTAGGAAATGAGGTTCTTTTAAGAAAAGATTTAAATAAAATTGAATTATTTGCATATATAAATTTTTTAAAAGAGTTTACAGACAAACCTATCTCAACAGCTGAAACATGGGATATATGGGAAAAAGTTAAAGACTTAACACAACATGTTGATTTTATTACAATTCATATTTTGCCTTATTGGGAAAAAAAACCTATTGAAAATTTTGATGACTTTATAGTAGAAAAATACTCTATTATAAAAAATTTATTCCCAAATAAAAAAATATATATTGGAGAGATTGGATGGCCAAGTAATGGATATAACAATGACAAGGCAATTCCAAGTTTAGAAAACCAAGCAAAAGCAATAAGAGGTTTTGTAAATCTTGCAAAAAAGAACAACTGGTCTTATAATATTATTGAAGCTTTTGATCAACCATGGAAAGGTTATGAAGAGGGAAATATTGGCCAATACTGGGGGATTTTTGATGCAAATAGGAAATTAAAGTTCAACTTAGCTGGAGCTATTATTACAAATCAATATTGGTTTTATCAGATGATGGGAGCTGTATTTATTGGTATTTTACTTACATTCTTTGGATTAAGACATAAAAAATTAAATCTAAATCATACTTTAGCCTATGCAATAGTAGCACAAGGTATGGGTTTTGGTATTGTAATGGCTTTAATATATCCATTTATCAATTATATGAATTTTGGTATGTGGATTATGTGGGGAATGGGAACATTTCTAATGATTCCCCTTGTTATTATAACTCTTGCAAAAGCAAATGAACTATTTAAATCATCCCTTGGAACACCTCCATCAAGATTAGTTCCTATTGATTTAGAATCTAAAAACATCCCTTTTGTTTCTATTCATGTTCCAGCATATAAAGAGGAGCCTTATGTTTTAGAAAAAACTTTAAGAGCCTTGTCAAAGTTGAACTATCCAAATTATGAAGTTTTAGTGATTATAAATAATACACCTGAAGAGTATTATTGGAAACCAATAGAAGAATTATGTAAAGAGTTAGGTGATAAATTTGTATTTATGAATATAGTTTGTTCTGGATTTAAAGCTGGTGCACTAAATACTGCACTAGAACAAACAAATAAAAAAGCTGAAATAATTGCAGTTATTGATGCTGATTATGTAGTTGAATCACCTTGGCTAATAGATTTAGTTCCTTTATTTGATGATCCAAAAGTAGCAATTGTTCAAGCCCCACAAGATCATAGAGATGGAGAAGAATCAATTTTAAAAACTGCAATGAATGCAGAATATGCAGGTTTTTTTGATATTGGAATGGTTGATAGAAATGAAGAAAATGCAATCGTAGTACATGGAACAATGGTTATGGTAAGACTAAGTGCTATGCTTGAAGTTGGAGGATGGGGAACAGATACTATTGTTGAAGATAGTGAACTAGGTCTTAGATTATTTGAAGCTGGTTATATAGCTCATTATACAAATAAAAGATATGGATATGGTCTGCTTCCTGATACCTTTGAAGCTTTTAAAACCCAAAGACATAGATGGGCTTATGGAGCTATTCAAATTTTGAAAAAACACTGGAGAGAATTAAAACCAAGTGCAAAAAAACTCACCCCGACACAAAAGAAAAAATTTATTGCTGGATGGTTTTTTTGGTTAAGTGACGCCATGGGTCCAATAATGGTTGTAATGAATCTTATATGGGTTCCTGTTATTGTTTTTGTGGGAGTTACAATTCCTACAATTCCACTAACAATTCCAATTATTACAATGTTTTTAGTAAATCTTTTCCATACTTTTATCTTATATAAGATTAAAGTAAAAGCAAGTTTAAAAGAGACTTTTCTAAGTGCAATTGCATCTATGAGTTTACAACTAATTATTTTTAAAGCTGTTTGGGATG contains the following coding sequences:
- a CDS encoding DUF1566 domain-containing protein gives rise to the protein MVIKRKSIVHLLLGMFIVFFINGCLPSQKALETKLEQNNITKKIYIKNDVEAYDSYTEDKKVLKVLKRGEEYNILDIKENFVLLKEDKNLKNDVWVSFDEIENQRTYFLTLMVNPSNSIIMINDEKYEPNKRLLEGNYKIVVKADKYLDKNLDVELKQDTQINIALDFDIEAEEKRIALKKIKAEKLKKEKLKKEKLKQEKLRKKRIEKERKEKLYIDKKQNLIWQDDNMVLKIKKPWISEKNYNTKKYSDTNGDTAATYCKKLILGDYKDWRLPTKDELKNLSFQKEYLKSTGSNWYWSDTVNSVNSELAWSVYFDNGDGYADFKNVSNYVRCVRDK
- a CDS encoding bifunctional riboflavin kinase/FAD synthetase; its protein translation is MKKSSSILINKSSISAIAIGGFDGMHLAHQELFKHLGDNGGIVSIESDYANLTPKTFRQEYSSYPIYYYVLENIKHLSGEDFIRLIKEEFPKLEKIVVGFDFCFGKNRKNCTEELKKLFNGEVVVVQEFTLDGTPVHSRFIREFLNDGLIKKANMFLGKEYKVFGKQIKGQGLGSKKFVPTINLKVDEFLLPKEGVYITKTIINEEEYNSITFLGHRQTTDGSYAVETHILDKDIKNRFSMVQIKFIERIRDNKKFDSFEDLKNQIITDISSAKSFFDK
- a CDS encoding glycosyltransferase family 2 protein yields the protein MRYIIFSVVIVSLFQMFFWISHNNLVSLIEAPYKKVESFSYTPYYGYERKTLSSKQIENDLNLLLPITKKIRTYSSKDAKIILEASSKQILPMDLGIWLSGDYKENYIEIQRALRLLKTYPNSIKNIIVGNEVLLRKDLNKIELFAYINFLKEFTDKPISTAETWDIWEKVKDLTQHVDFITIHILPYWEKKPIENFDDFIVEKYSIIKNLFPNKKIYIGEIGWPSNGYNNDKAIPSLENQAKAIRGFVNLAKKNNWSYNIIEAFDQPWKGYEEGNIGQYWGIFDANRKLKFNLAGAIITNQYWFYQMMGAVFIGILLTFFGLRHKKLNLNHTLAYAIVAQGMGFGIVMALIYPFINYMNFGMWIMWGMGTFLMIPLVIITLAKANELFKSSLGTPPSRLVPIDLESKNIPFVSIHVPAYKEEPYVLEKTLRALSKLNYPNYEVLVIINNTPEEYYWKPIEELCKELGDKFVFMNIVCSGFKAGALNTALEQTNKKAEIIAVIDADYVVESPWLIDLVPLFDDPKVAIVQAPQDHRDGEESILKTAMNAEYAGFFDIGMVDRNEENAIVVHGTMVMVRLSAMLEVGGWGTDTIVEDSELGLRLFEAGYIAHYTNKRYGYGLLPDTFEAFKTQRHRWAYGAIQILKKHWRELKPSAKKLTPTQKKKFIAGWFFWLSDAMGPIMVVMNLIWVPVIVFVGVTIPTIPLTIPIITMFLVNLFHTFILYKIKVKASLKETFLSAIASMSLQLIIFKAVWDGFVKDGLPFKRTQKGGKAKKSKSPIIYEIILCLLLLISFFTLIFINKTNIIEIYVFATTIFIQSIPYISAITMRFLELYSIKHQR
- a CDS encoding TlyA family RNA methyltransferase, giving the protein MRLDQYLTKNFDIQSRNKASEIIKANKIKIDGKIITKPSFNVDDSMNVEVLEDNFYVSRAAYKLKYFLDEININLKNKNSLDIGSSTGGFTQILLENDVLSVTCVDVGSNQLHERIKEDKRIKFFENQDIRTFQSNEIFEIVTCDVSFISILNIIDDINRLSKDKIIILFKPQFEVGTNVKRDKKGVVKDKKAILQARNKFLEETKKLNWNLQKSSMSKLEGKDGNEEELFYFNK